The Rhinopithecus roxellana isolate Shanxi Qingling chromosome 9, ASM756505v1, whole genome shotgun sequence genome contains a region encoding:
- the FABP4 gene encoding fatty acid-binding protein, adipocyte, with translation MCDAFVGTWKLVSSENFDDYMKEVGVGFATRKVAGMAKPNMIISVNGDVITIKSESTFKNTEISFKLGQEFDEVTADDRKVKSTITLDGGVLVHVQKWDGKSTTIKRKREDDKLVIECIMKGVTSTRVYERA, from the exons ATGTGTGATGCTTTTGTAGGTACCTGGAAACTTGTCTCCAGTGAAAACTTTGATGATTATATGAAAGAAGTAG GAGTGGGCTTTGCCACCAGGAAAGTGGCAGGCATGGCCAAACCTAACATGATCATCAGTGTGAATGGGGATGTGATCACCATTAAATCCGAAAGTACCTTTAAAAATACTGAGATTTCCTTCAAACTGGGCCAGGAATTTGACGAAGTCACCGCAGATGACAGGAAAGTCAAG AGCACCATAACCTTAGATGGAGGTGTCCTGGTACATGTGCAGAAATGGGATGGAAAATCAACCACCATAAAGAGAAAACGAGAGGATGACAAACTGGTGATC GAATGCATCATGAAAGGCGTCACTTCCACCAGAGTTTATGAGAGAGCATAA